AAACTTTTTGTTTATATTCCTCTAAAACCATCAATTTCTCCTGCTGTTTCTCAGCTTCTTCTAGTTTTTTAATGTTCTGTTTAGAATTTATGTAACTTTCCATAGTTTCAATCTGTTTATTTAATTTAGCAGTTTTTATTAATTTATATCCAGATGTTAATGCCATAATAAGAACTAGAACTCCTGCTGCAGCTAATATATAATTTTTTTTATTATTTTTTTCCTTTTCATCATAGGATTCTATTTGGAAAAAGTTAAAGTCTTTCATTTTAACCCCCCATTTAAAGTCTAATAGCTGCACCAGCAGCATTTATATAGTCCATTATATTTTCTTGATGTTTGTCCATATTAAAATTAGGCATATTATTTATAGAATTAACTGAAATACCTAAACTTTTACTCATATATTTTGCTAAGCCTTTTAACCTTGACCCTCCACCATATATAAATATCTCCTCTATTGTATCTCCAGAATTTTTCTTTCGATAATATTGTATTATTTTATCTATCTCTACCACAAGATTACTTGTCCATATTTTTCCAAAATCATTTAAAACTTCTTTTAAAGATCCTTTATCTATTTCTTCATTTAAATTTAAAAGGTTTAATTTTTTTTCTTCTCCTTCTTCCTCAGATATAAATAAATTTTTTGATATGTCTACATCTATATATGAACTGCCAATAGATATAATTCTTGAAAATTCTACATTATAATTTTTAAGTATGCTTATTTCACTATACTCACTACCTATATCTATAAATGCAATAGATTTTTCTTTTTCGTATTCTTCTCCATTAATATTACATGTTGCATAAAAAAGTTTGCATATACTATTGCTATTTATGTCTAATGCCAAAGGTGTAAATTTTAATTCCTTACATAAAGCTAAATACCCTTGTGCAATACTTTTAGGGTATGCAACCACATTTACTCTAGATTTCTCCACATCATTTTCTATGAAAGTATCCATTATTTTATGTTGAATAATATAATCCTCCGACATTATAGGAAGGTATCTCTCTATTTGAAATTTTATTAAGGCCTCCATGTCCTTTTCATCTGCAGCAGGTACCAAAATTTCTCTAGTTATAATAGAAGTACTTTTTGATGTAAACACTGCCTTCTTAGTTTTTATATTTTTAAGCTCCAGATTCTTTTCTAAAACAGCTTTTATTTTTCCAATATCATTTATTTCACCATCATTATAAGAATTTTCAGGTGTCTTTATAGAAAAAGCATTGTTTACACTAATATTTTTCTTGTTTACTTTTAAATCTAATATTTTTATGTTTTTTGCTCCTATATCTATAGATAAAATATCGTTTTTGAACATGTTTTTAAACAAGTTATCACCTCTAACATTTAGAAATATATAATTTTCTTATGTTTAAATACTACTCCTTAAGCATATCCTAATAGTATTCAATAAATTATTACTACTACCATAAGGCTTATATTGAAAATTTAATTACTGTATTTTACCAATTTATATTTGACTTTTTCTCTTAAAATTTCAAGTATATTTTTTAATAAAGCACAGCTTTAGATTATAAGTTTAATATCATCCAAGCTATGCTTTACAATGAATCTTGTAGTTAATTTTAACACTATCTCTACTTAGCTTTATCAGGATATATCTGCTGCGCCTTATCTTTATTTTCTCCTATAAGCACCGATACATCACCTTCATTATTTATTTCAACAAAAAACTCGCCTTTAGTGGACTTAGGTTTAGGTACATTTTGAAGTTGCTCTGCTACCAATTTTCCTTCTTCATCCGCACTTGAACTACTAATTTCAAAATTTTGTCCCCCTTCTTTTAAGCCAATTTCCCCTTTAGTAATCAACATAGAAGTGGCATTAGCTATTGTTTTAGCACTAGCTATATCTGCATTTGTTTTTGCTTCCTTTTGAGCGCCTCCAAATTTAGGTATAGCAATCAAAGCCAATATTCCTATAATAGCTATTACTATTATAAGTTCAATTAATGTAAAGCCTTTCTTTTTTGATTTTTTTAAATTTAAACTTGTTTTCATTTTGTATTTATTCCTCCTTCAATATTATATTTATTTTAAGCTTAGAAGGATTTATCTAAAGTCTAGCTAACTCTCTACTTCATCCTATAAAAAATGGGTATTTTAGCCGCTAAACATAGAATAAATCTTTTCATCAGCTTTCTTACTTTTTATGCTGGTATGGTTCTAAATACGTCAAACATTGGGAGCATCATGGATATAACTATAAATCCAATTATTACACCCATTATTAAAATCATTAAAGGTTCCATCATAGCTGTCATTCTCTTTAGCGCAGTATCTAGCTCCTCATCATAGAAGTTGGCAGTTTTGTCCAATATGTCATCTAGTGCACCTGATTCCTCTCCTATACTTATCATAGACATTAGCATGGGAGGAAATAATTTTATTTCCTTAAGAGAATCTGATAGATTTTCTCCCTTCACTACTCTAGTTTTCACATGTTCCATTCTATTTTCCACCACTTTATTTCCTAAAACTTTAGCAGTGATTTCTATTGACTGAACTAAAGGTATACCGCTGTATAGTAATGTGGATAGTGTTCTTGTAAATCTAGCAGTTATTATCTTGGTATTCATGTCCTTAGTTAAAGGATTAGTTAATTTTAAACTATGAAAAAATAATTTACCATTTTCACTTTTTGAATAAGTCTTTATGAAAAAAATAGCTGCTGTAATTATCAATATTATCATATACCAATTTTTCCTTATGCCCGAGCTTATGGCTAAGGAAATTCTAGTTGGCAGTGGCAGTTGGATT
The DNA window shown above is from Haloimpatiens massiliensis and carries:
- a CDS encoding type II secretion system F family protein gives rise to the protein MPNYKYKVMNNEGKKLEGSFKGANRNEVLAMIQDNNYYPISIEEISEINEKDVFQSLKKIKTRDLYIFCRQFHTMINAGANIAACIDTLKMQSSNVLMREALKQVYEDIQKGITLSEALKKQPAIFPELLVNMVETGETSGKLELIMERMAAHYERENKINNKIKNAMLYPIILGVLSIGIVTFLVTFIMPIFIEMFQGSGIQLPLPTRISLAISSGIRKNWYMIILIITAAIFFIKTYSKSENGKLFFHSLKLTNPLTKDMNTKIITARFTRTLSTLLYSGIPLVQSIEITAKVLGNKVVENRMEHVKTRVVKGENLSDSLKEIKLFPPMLMSMISIGEESGALDDILDKTANFYDEELDTALKRMTAMMEPLMILIMGVIIGFIVISMMLPMFDVFRTIPA
- the pilM gene encoding type IV pilus assembly protein PilM yields the protein MFKNDILSIDIGAKNIKILDLKVNKKNISVNNAFSIKTPENSYNDGEINDIGKIKAVLEKNLELKNIKTKKAVFTSKSTSIITREILVPAADEKDMEALIKFQIERYLPIMSEDYIIQHKIMDTFIENDVEKSRVNVVAYPKSIAQGYLALCKELKFTPLALDINSNSICKLFYATCNINGEEYEKEKSIAFIDIGSEYSEISILKNYNVEFSRIISIGSSYIDVDISKNLFISEEEGEEKKLNLLNLNEEIDKGSLKEVLNDFGKIWTSNLVVEIDKIIQYYRKKNSGDTIEEIFIYGGGSRLKGLAKYMSKSLGISVNSINNMPNFNMDKHQENIMDYINAAGAAIRL
- a CDS encoding prepilin-type N-terminal cleavage/methylation domain-containing protein, which produces MKTSLNLKKSKKKGFTLIELIIVIAIIGILALIAIPKFGGAQKEAKTNADIASAKTIANATSMLITKGEIGLKEGGQNFEISSSSADEEGKLVAEQLQNVPKPKSTKGEFFVEINNEGDVSVLIGENKDKAQQIYPDKAK